The genomic DNA gacAAACGAGGGCTTTATTTTTCAAACCTCGCATAACCTGTGATCAGGCCCCCAAaataaaaagggaagaaggaccgcctgattGCAGGTTAAACTCTTCGCAGAGATTAGCTAGAAAAATTAAATATGACAAGAAAACCAAAATGGATTCTATACTAATAGAtcagacctttttagcttgtatggtTTGTTTACCCATTTCAGACCAAGTGAtggtaccccagagaactgtttctttcaatgTCGTCTTTTGCACGTGCACCCACATgttatgtatgcataattataTAAAAGACAAATTCCCCCaagaacatcacgtggtctgaattgggaaaacaaaacaaacaagctaaTGACACCATCCTGCATACTGGCCTTAGTGTCATTACTAAAAGAAaggattttaaacttttatgttattaatattaattttacctGAAGAAACATCATGAGGTAAAACACGATTTGACGTCCCTGAATAAAAATATATGTTGACTGCTCTCCATTTATATCCACTTTCGTTATCAACACCAATGGCGACCTTGCGGCTTATGCTACCAAGGGTGTTTAAAATTGTTGTGAGAATGCCCAAGCCAAGTTGAGCACCGCTGATGACAGCAGCAGCGTcagctaaaattttaaagaacacagcaagataaaatttttagttgcaCACTTAGTGGTATTAAaacaaaccaagtttgaataaACAGTCGGCTAATGAATGTTTTCGTTTTTGCAGAATAACCCAACAACTGTAATAGTTAATAGTTTGGTCTACCAAACAGCTAGCCTGTGCAGCCTTACGTTTcagcttctttttgtttctcccttttgttttcaaaggttATGGTAGGCAACTTCTAAACAACTGATGCAATTACCTTTTCGCTTGTTTTTCTCGTCGCCTTCTTTACGAGTAGAGATCAAGGACGAGCCCTGTGGTCCCTGTATCTGTGAAGGAAATTATGTCCATTAAGGTCATTCCACCGAATACGAACTGGAATGAGTATTCTTTTTTGTCACCAATTTTTCCTCTGTGTATTTCAGTACATTTGAGGGCACAGAAATGAAATCGGAAGCCGgctaaaaattaattatcaCTGCGAGCCTTAGCGAAATCACCAAGAATTTCGTGATGGCTGTGTATTCATTCAGTTTACACTTCGCAAAACTGAACATTGATTATTGAGGGACACATCGCAAAGAACTCAATAGATTTACagcataaaattataaaaatgtttATTATACATTCAAGCGTTAAGGTGTAAAACTACCTAGTATCTACTCGCAGCACTACACACTCACGAGGGTAATCGGTGTTTTGGAGAAAAGGGAAAGCGAGTTTCGAGATTAGAATTCTGaactggagggggggggggggagaggttTGTCGGTTTTATATTCAGTCGGAGATTAGggttcattttgtttcagtGAAACAACCGAGATTCGATAAGAACAGTGAGTTGCATTTCCTTAGATATCACGCCACCCCCAAGAGAAATTTTCATGTTTGGCTTAAATACAAGTCACCAATTGACTATCTTATTTTAAAGAGAACTGTTTTACCTCAGTGTGTTTAGAGGACGATCCAGGACTCCTTTCGACATGATTGTCTTGCTTGAAGGGAGACCCAAAGATTGACTGAGTTATCAGCAGAACGAAAAACAGAAGGGTAAACAGCCTAACGATGCTCATTTTCAATTCTATAATAGGAGAataaaaatgaaggaaagaaCGAATGCAACATTGTTGCCTCGGTACAATATcattttaaaagtttgtttgtttgtttgtctgtatATAAACGATGTTATGACCTGGGAATGTAACTCGCACGACAGGTTCAGGTAGCGCTCGTGGTAGAATTGATGATAAATCACGCGACAGTAGCTGCATTTGAGACGAGAGAATGTGTCAAAATTTGCTGTCgttcttgtttttaactttaataAACTGTCAACGTTGCCAATAGCTAGCTTTAAAAATGCCGGCACTGAGAtgatattagagagatttactCTTACCATGTTTTAttgcaaacggcaaacgtgaatttgtacaaCGTGACCAAGTGTTACTCTTACTtgactttttacaaaataagagTTGTTtgggacagtttttatctgctcattttctattttgaatcTACAATTGCCGTAAACATGTCTCTGAAGTGTCGCTATACTCTTcattaaaatattattgaaagACCAATGAAACCAGTACTGAAAATCAATCCCTCGTAACAAGATTGTTGACATCGCAATTTTTCTCCTGTACAACAAGTATCTACAAAGTCATTTGTCCCGTTACTCCCACATGTGGTTGCCTTTTTTGCCTTTGGTTTCTTCTTCAATTTAATCTACCTAGGAAACTTATCACGACTTACCTTAGACTTAATTCCTCGAGCGGCGTAGTAGCGGCAAATACCTTCGGTGACTACATTAAGCAACAGAAAGGCCCCCTTTATAAAGAGGAGAATTGACTGAAAAGACATTAtgcactgaaaaaaggaaatatttgtaTCAGATGATCAACACCAGGTTTCATTGTTTCCGTCTTAAAGCAAACTATTTCACATTATGGAGTTACGTAATTATGTGAGgtaaaataaaacagtaaaatgcaGTTTGGTGGCATAGTGACGGTGTTTGTATGAACTTTTGGTGATTACGTAACACATGCCACGAAGTACCAGCAAATTTTACACTTGACATCAGTAAGAAAAAAggagatatttttttcttgaaaaatctgCTTAACAATATAGACTGATTAGCAGTTATGCTATTCGAAATGAATCCATGCACATTGGTGCCATGTGCTATGTCATGGTTCAACTGAATCCTGGATATGATGGTTTGCAAGGCACTGACATCGACATATAGCGACGTCTTTccaaaacttcatacctttaaaatacaatgaaatCTACTTGTATGAAAGGCATTTTTATTGCGTTCGACGGAGGACGCTTACTATTTGAGTCCTGCGGG from Porites lutea chromosome 6, jaPorLute2.1, whole genome shotgun sequence includes the following:
- the LOC140941912 gene encoding DELTA-actitoxin-Afr1e-like, coding for MSFQSILLFIKGAFLLLNVVTEGICRYYAARGIKSKQDNHVERSPGSSSKHTEIQGPQGSSLISTRKEGDEKNKRKADAAAVISGAQLGLGILTTILNTLGSISRKVAIGVDNESGYKWRAVNIYFYSGTSNRVLPHDVSSGTALLYGARKTAGPVARGAVGVLTYYIPHIDKTLAVMYSVPFDYNWYSNWFDVWLYSGKRRANYNLWYRMYYDNPFKGDNYWHERDLGSGLRARGAMSNSGQATIEIHILKQ